From Etheostoma spectabile isolate EspeVRDwgs_2016 chromosome 8, UIUC_Espe_1.0, whole genome shotgun sequence, a single genomic window includes:
- the LOC116694587 gene encoding arpin, whose translation MSRIYHNTSLQNKPVHNEKFDRVWSPSAYESGQGVLLEGKLLDVSRHAISDDSNQKVRFYVLYIKPSRIHQRKFDASGTEMEPNFSDTKKVNTGFLMSSYKVEAKGESDCLSEDQLSLMVNKAELVKMTDQHRPPGTWAFWYPESEMDTTELETGQDIRLKTRGNSPFIFSLAKVDCGTVTGCNFAGDEKAGASWTDKILANKADAVSTQTPGQGEGAEEDEWDD comes from the exons ATGAGCCGAATTTATCACAACACGTCTTTACAGAACAAACCAGTTCACAATGAGAAATTCGACCGCGTGTGGTCTCCCTCTGCGTATGAAAG tgGCCAGGGGGTCCTTTTAGAAGGAAAGCTACTGGATGTTTCCAGACATGCCATCAGTGACGACAGCAATCAAAAG GTCCGTTTCTATGTGCTGTACATCAAACCCAGCCGCATCCATCAGAGGAAGTTCGATGCCAGTGGTACGGAGATGGAGCCAAACTTCAGTGACACCAAAAAGGTCAACACTGGCTTCCTCATGTCCTCCTACA AGGTGGAAGCTAAAGGGGAGTCGGACTGTCTGTCTGAGGACCAGCTGTCCCTGATGGTGAACAAAGCTGAGCTGGTGAAGATGACTGACCAGCACCGACCCCCCGGGACCTGGGCCTTCTGGTACCCAGAGTCAGAGATGGACACAACCGAGCTGGAAACGGGACAGGATATACGACTGAAGACCCGAGGAAACAGTCCTTTCATAT TCTCGTTAGCCAAAGTGGACTGCGGAACGGTGACCGGGTGTAACTTTGCTGGCGATGAAAAGGCCGGAGCGTCGTGGACGGACAAGATCCTGGCCAACAAAGCAGACGCAGTCAGCACTCAGACGCCCGGCCAAGGAGAGGGAGCCGAGGAGGATGAATGG GATGACTGA